One window from the genome of Salvia miltiorrhiza cultivar Shanhuang (shh) chromosome 7, IMPLAD_Smil_shh, whole genome shotgun sequence encodes:
- the LOC130993269 gene encoding WEB family protein At5g16730, chloroplastic-like, which translates to MSTKRSAVSGAPTPTKVSVATTRVSKSSSRGAAKSNADAASPLQTSRLSSVDRSPRSLPSKPALDRRSPKLTTPPEKKATRVSKPSQVQPELDLAQEELKKAEEKLVLVQNEKDKALDELKEARRLGEEANEKLREALIAQKRAEESSEIEKFRAVEMEQAGIEAAQRNEEEWQKELETLREKHAVDVAALLSATEEIQKVKQELALIIDAKDQALQHVQDATKIAEAHAQKVEALSAELAHMKSVLDSRVEMEASENDKFVSELKSEIDSLNQQLEKAEMLEEKLAEKEAILEQLNVDLEAAKMAESYARNLVDELQEKVEELASQAEQAKRLERSASESLESVIKQLEGSNDSLHDAESQIGSLKEKVVLLEISIERQKRDLEESDILLELAKEEASEMAKQVESLRSELEILKEEKAHSLNNEKLAAENVQTLLEEKNKLINELGNSRDEEEKTKRALESLASALHEVSSEARDAKEKLLSFQVEHENYETQIEDLKLVLKGTNEKYEGMLGDAKQEIEALTNSIEQSKHDDQNLKAEWEQKELQLMNSIKKSEEEKSSVESEINRLVNLLKMAEEEACATREEEERWKNLFKEAESEAIYLKDVLGEAKAESMRLKEGLMDRENELQNILQENDELRKREASSLKKIEELSKLLEEAPAKKHGEENGELTDSEKDYDMLPKVVEFYEQNGTGEVKPKVEDQSQETELPAPAKETLHEVHDVINDEFVLTASKMENSNGGLKDNELEKDHEDATEVDLKMWDSCNIEEKDYSPERETEQESFEDEVEHKAEGTDSYEQGNGQSTDNLDNGGSSPTKQNSLKKKKKPLLHKFGNLLKKKGTTNQK; encoded by the exons ATGTCTACCAAGCG ATCTGCTGTATCTGGAGCTCCCACTCCCACTAAAGTATCAGTGGCAACTACTCGCGTGAGCAAGAGTAGCAGCAGGGGAGCAGCTAAATCCAATGCGGATGCAGCTTCTCCCCTGCAAACTTCTCGTCTCTCATCAGTTGATCGCTCCCCAAGATCTCTTCCGTCAAAGCCTGCACTCGACCGCCGCTCTCCCAAACTCACTACCCCGCCTGAA AAAAAGGCGACTCGTGTTTCAAAACCGTCTCAAGTTCAGCCTGAACTGGATCTAGCTCAGGAGGAACTTAAGAAGGCTGAGGAGAAGCTGGTTTTGGTTCAAAATGAAAAAGACAAGGCTCTTGATGAATTGAAAGAAGCCCGGAGATTGGGCGAGGAAGCAAATGAGAAGCTCCGGGAGGCATTGATTGCACAGAAACGAGCAGAAGAGAGTTCTGAGATTGAAAAGTTTCGAGCAGTTGAGATGGAGCAGGCAGGCATTGAAGCTGCTCAAAGAAACGAGGAGGAGTGGCAGAAAGAGCTCGAAACGCTGAGGGAAAAGCATGCAGTGGATGTTGCTGCTCTTCTATCTGCTACTGAGGAAATTCAGAAGGTGAAGCAAGAACTAGCATTGATAATTGATGCAAAAGACCAGGCACTGCAGCATGTACAAGATGCAACAAAAATAGCAGAGGCTCATGCCCAAAAGGTCGAAGCTCTTTCAGCTGAGTTGGCCCATATGAAATCTGTGCTTGATTCTAGAGTAGAAATGGAGGCTAGTGAGAACGATAAATTTGTATCAGAATTGAAATCGGAGATTGATTCCCTGAACCAACAACTTGAAAAGGCTGAAATGCTGGAGGAAAAATTGGCAGAAAAAGAGGCTATCTTAGAGCAACTTAATGTTGACCTCGAGGCTGCAAAAATGGCCGAATCATATGCTCGTAATCTAGTGGATGAGTTGCAAGAAAAAGTTGAGGAATTAGCATCTCAAGCTGAGCAAGCAAAGAGATTGGAGAGATCTGCATCAGAATCACTGGAATCTGTGATAAAACAACTTGAAGGAAGTAATGATTCATTGCATGATGCCGAATCACAGATTGGATCACTTAAGGAGAAGGTTGTCTTGCTGGAAATCTCTATCGAAAGGCAGAAAAGGGATCTAGAGGAGTCAGATATCCTCCTTGAACTCGCTAAAGAAGAAGCTTCCGAAATGGCAAAGCAGGTTGAATCTCTGAGGTCTGAGCTTGAGAtcttaaaagaagaaaaagctCACTCTTTAAACAATGAGAAGCTTGCAGCGGAAAATGTCCAAACTCTGTTGGAAGAAAAAAACAAACTCATCAACGAGTTGGGAAATTCaagagatgaagaagaaaaaaccAAGAGGGCATTAGAAAGTCTAGCATCAGCATTACATGAAGTTTCTTCAGAAGCAAGAGATGCCAAAGAAAAGCTATTGTCTTTTCAAGTCGAACATGAAAACTATGAAACACAGATAGAGGATCTGAAGCTGGTTCTGAAAGGAACAAACGAGAAGTATGAAGGCATGCTTGGTGATGCCAAGCAAGAAATTGAGGCTCTGACTAATTCAATCGAACAGTCCAAGCATGATGACCAGAACTTGAAAGCCGAGTGGGAGCAGAAGGAGCTTCAATTGATGAACTCTATCAAGAAATCTGAAGAGGAGAAATCTTCTGTGGAAAGTGAAATTAACAGGCTGGTTAATCTGCTAAAAATGGCGGAGGAAGAAGCTTGTGCCACGAGAGAGGAGGAGGAACGTTGGAAAAATTTGTTCAAAGAAGCTGAGTCGGAAGCCATTTACCTAAAGGATGTCCTTGGTGAAGCAAAGGCTGAGAGCATGAGATTGAAAGAGGGCTTGATGGACAGGGAAAATGAATTGCAGAATATTCTTCAGGAAAATGATGAGCTGCGGAAAAGAGAAGCTTCTTCTCTAAAGAAGATTGAAGAGTTATCTAAACTGCTTGAAGAAGCTCCGGCTAAGAAGCATGGAGAGGAAAATGGTGAGCTCACAGACAGTGAAAAAGATTACGACATGCTCCCAAAAGTGGTCGAATTTTATGAACAAAACGGCACTGGAGAGGTGAAGCCTAAGGTGGAAGACCAATCTCAGGAGACAGAGCTACCAGCACCTGCAAAGGAGACACTACATGAAGTTCATGATGTTATTAATGATGAATTTGTTCTGACAGCTTCAAAAATGGAGAATTCGAATGGGGGATTAAAAGATAATGAGTTAGAGAAGGACCATGAGGATGCTACAGAAGTTGATCTTAAAATGTGGGATAGTTGCAACATTGAAGAGAAAGACTACTCtccagagagagagacagagcaGGAATCCTTCGAGGACGAAGTGGAACACAAAGCCGAGGGCACGGACAGCTACGAGCAGGGAAACGGTCAATCAACAGACAATCTTGACAATGGCGGAAGCTCGCCAACGAAGCAAAACagtctgaagaagaagaagaaaccgTTGCTTCATAAATTTGGGAACCTGCTGAAGAAGAAGGGCACGACCAATCAGAAGTAA